The nucleotide sequence TCGCACATGGCGGTGTGGATTGTACCAACAGCGGCACGCAGGGCAGATAACGAGGTAGTAATCTAAATCCTCGTTGTTAGGGACCGAAATTATAATATACTTCTTGCTTACTCGCTGAAGCTCAGACAGAGCTTTCTCAAAGGTTTCATAAGGAAGATGTTCAAGAACTTCCAAACACGTAACTAGATCGAAACTCGCCGGTTCGAAGGGTAGCGCGGCAATGTCACCATGGACCGCTTTGGTCTTGACGTATTTCAGCGCTTCCTGACTGAAATCTAAGCCCACAGCTTGGTATATACTCGGCAACGAGTTCAGAAAAGCGCCATTCCCACAACCTACATCAAGAACGGTTCGAACATCTGAGGAAATGAGTTCGATCGTGCTGGTGATCCTTTCTCGCTCTATCGGTATGGTTAGAAAATCCCTCTCCCATATCTGTGCCTGCTCATAATACTTCCGTTCATAGCTTGCCATAAGAACTACCTTCCGCTCACTAAGTTCACAATCCTCTCCGCCGCCCGGCCGTCGCCAAAGGGCCAGACCGATTCTACCCCCGGCCGGGCCTCCAAGACCGCCCGGAGAATCCGTTCCGGATCACAGCCTGCGAGGACGTTCCAGCCTGCCTCCACCGTCTCCACCCACTCGGTCTCCTCCCGGAGGGTCACGCAGGGGACGCGGAAGAAGAAGGCCTCCTTCTGCACGCCGCCGGAGTCGGTGACGATCACCCGCGCCTTCTTTTCCAGGAGGACCATATCCAGATACGAGACCGGATCCATTATCCGGATAGAGTTAGGAGCGATCCCCAGCCTTTGCATCTCCTTTTCCGTGCGGGGATGCAGGGGCAGAATAACGGGCAACCCTTCACAAGCAACTCCTTCCAGCCCCGAAAGGATGGCGCGTAACCGCTCCGGGTCATCGGTGTTCTCTGCCCGATGGACGGTGGCTAGCGCGTAACCTTCCTTCTCCAGGCCCAATTCCTCCAGAATCCGCGACTTCCTCTCCGCCAGTTCGGCATATTGTAGGACGGCATCGTACATCACGTCGCCCACCCAATGCACGCCCTGTGCAATCCCTTCCCGCCTCAGGTTTTCCACCGCCCTTTCGGTTGGGCAGAAGAGGAGGTCGCAGAGGTGGTCGGTGAGCACCCGGTTGATCTCCTCGGGCATCCTGCGGTTAAAGGAGCGTAGCCCGGCCTCCACGTGAGCCACCGGGATATGCAGTTTCGCCGCTGCCAGAGCCCCGGCCAGCGTGCTGTTGGTATCGCCATAGACAATCACTCTATCGGGCTTTTCCCGCAAAAGGACCTGCTCGATTCGCCGGAGCATCTCGCCGGTCTGAGCGCCGTGGGGTCCGGAACCCACGCCCAGGTCCTCGTCCGGCGCTTTCAGACCCAGTTCCTCAAAGAACACACCGGACATCTCATAGTCGTAATGCTGGCCGGAATGGAGCAGAACCTCCTGGATACGATCTCCATCAGCCTCTTTATTATAAAGGTCGATTGCCTTTAAAATTGGCGCCAGTTTTATAAACTGGGGCCGAGCACCCACGATGTTAATGAGCTTCACCGCTTTCCCCCCTCGCTCATCTCAAAGAATCGCTTGATCTCGCCGGCTACGGAACTCTGCTGCTCTTCGGTAAATTCAGGAAACATAGGTAGCAAAAAACCGCACGATTTCCCCGTTCTTCTTCCGCCATCTCTCCAGGTTTATAACCAAGAAAACCAAAGCGCGGCTGAATAGGAGCACCCTGAGCCTTAAGGTTCGCTAAAGTCACATATTTCATTGAGATCATAGACTCTTTAAGGGTTTATCTTCAGGCCAATCAAGACATCTCAAAACACCCGGCTTAATTTCTTGGTAGCGCCAATGACTTTCCGGACAGAGATAGATACCATGACTATCCGGATTAACAAGTCGATGCCCATGTCTGCTCACCCAGCCTTTTTGCTTGGCAGGAACCCCCATCATAAGGGCGTAATCGGGAACATCAGAAATAACAACAGACCCAGCCGCAATAAACGCATACATTCCTATTGTAATACCGCACACGATAGTTGCATTAGCGCCTATAGAGACCCCCCTTTTCACAAGAGTTTTTTGAAAAATGTGATGTCTAATAATTTCTGCTCGGGGATTTGATACATTGGTAAATACACATGAAGGCCCACAAAAAACATAATCATCTAGAGTCACGCCTTCATAAACTGAAACATTATTTTGAATTTTGCAAAAATTGCCTATTGTCACGTTTTTTCCAATGTTCACATTTTGACCAATCACACAAAAGTTACCAATTCTGGCTCCGCTTTGGATATGGCTAAAATACCATATCCGTGTTCCTTCTCCTATTTCTACTCCTTCATCGATGAAGCTGCTTGGATGAACAAAATATTTATTTTGGCTCATATTTGTCCTTTTTAAGGTCGCTCATTCATTATTCAGACTTCGCCTAAAAGTTTAACGGCCTTGGGATGAACGTCGCCAGCTCTCGGCCTTATTTCTCCCTTTCTAATGTTATAAACTATATTTGTAGCATCCCTATTGTCATCGAGACGAAACCCGTTTCCCTTTAAGACCTCTTCATAAATTCTGGTGTGGAGGTCCAGGAAACCATCGGTAAAATCAAACGGCTCGCCATTGATCTCTATCCAGCGATAGGATCTTTTACGATTTGATAGAGTTTCTTGCGGCAAATCTTCAAATCTCAACGATAAAAACCATCTGACTCGAGCTTTTTTTAGCTCAAGATAACCGGCAGCAACGTTGGGTCGCCTCAAATGAACAATATTTTTCAAAGGCGGGCCAAAAATCCAGCTCAGCATATCAAAGAAATGAACTCCTATATTGGTTGCGATTCCGCCCGATTTATCTTCTATCCCCTTCCAGGAATAAAAATACCAGCGACCACGAGCTGTTACATAGGTCAGGTCAATATCATAAAGTGAATCAGTCTTGTTCTGCTCTATTTGTTCCTTCAATTTCAATATTTCCGGGTGCAATCGAAGTTGAAGAACTGTATATATCTTATGGCCATATTCTTCCTCAGCGTCTTTTAGAGCATCTATGTTCCAAGGGTTAAGAACCAAAGGTTTCTCACAGATAGCATCAGCTCCAATACGGAGAGCGAACCGGCAGTGTGCGTCGTGAAGGTAATTGGGGGAGCAGATGCTTACGTAATGTACCGCTCTTTCCGGCTCTTTGCGACGTAGCCTTTCCAAATGCCTATCAAATCGCTCAAACTCGGTGAAAAAATCCGCGTCCGGGAAAAATGAATCGATAATCCCGACAGAATCGCTCTTATCGAGCGCCGCCACCAATTGATTATTTGTGTCCTTGATGGCTTTAAGGTGACGAGGGGCTATGTAGCCGGCAACCCCGATGATGGCAAAATTTTTCATTTTCGTCCTCTCCAATGCATCTCTTTTGAGTGAACATAATTGTAAAAGAAGTGACGATTCGATTAGTTTAATCTAAATGTGGGTAAAAGCTCCTGAATGGCCGCCACTAAGTCTTGTCTATTCGGATTGTTAAGACTCTTTTCAATCGAAAGATCGATTTTCTTTAAGAGCCATCTTTCGTCTTTGCCATTGAGGCCATTATTGGTCATGTGAGACCTGGCTGTAAATATTTTGGGATGTTCCGTTGGTTCCGAGCCTTCTTCCGCTTCTAATAGTTCTTCAAACAGCTTTTCCCCGGGCCTTATGCCCGTAAACTCTATTTTGATATCCATGTCCGGTTCAAATCCGCTCAATCTGATCATTTCTCTCGCCAGGTCAATGATTTTTATCGGCTCTCCCATATCAAGAATGAACACTTCTCCACCTTCTCCGTTGGCGGCAGCCTGCAAGACCAAAAGGACAGCCTCTGAGACAACCATGAAATACCTTTTCATCTCCGGGTGTGTCACAGCCACAGGTCCCCCCCCCCCCCTTTTGATCTGTTCTTCAAAAAGAGGAATGACACTGCCCCGGCTTCCCAGGACATTACCAAATCGCACCGAAATAAACCTCGTGCTGTTCATTTTATTCAAAACCTTGAGCAGTTCCTCACTGACTCTTTTGGTGGCGCCCATGATGCTCGTCGGGTTGATAGCCTTATCAGTGGAGATGTTTATGAATCTCTCCGTTCCATATTGAATGGCCAGCTCAGCTAGATTCTTAGTGCCGAGAACGTTTGTTTTAATAGCTTCATCAGGGGAATCTTCAATGATTGGCACATGTTTATAAGCCGCAGAATGCACGATGACTTCAGGCCTGCAGGTTCTAAATATGTGCTCAAGCTTCTTCTTATCTCTTATATCTGCGATAACTGGAAGAACATCGCAAGGTGCTTTCGGCAATTTATTCTTTAGGTTAAAAAGATCTGTTTCATCGATGTCGAGGGCTATGACTTTTCTCGGTTGAAATTGAAGGATGGTTTTGACCACTTCACTTCCGATGGACCCTCCTGCTCCCGTCACGAGAATGCATCTTCCGTTAAGAAACCGACTTATCTTCTTAAAATCAGTTGATACAGGCTCTCTCGACAGAAGATCTTCAATCCTTATTTCTTTAATATCTTTAAGACCGACCCGACCGTCGATGAGATCAAGGATTCCCGGGAGAATTCGTATCTTTTTTTCCAGCCTGCTTCTTTGATCAATGTTACCAACTTTCTTATTTGTTTAGAGTCGGCGCTCGGAATGGCGATCAAAATCTCATCGATGTCGTTATGTTTCAAGACAGTGGGAAGGACCTCCCTGCCGCCGAGAACCCTCACTCCGTGAATGTTCAAACCATGCTTTCCTTTGTCATCGTCGATAAATCCAGTCGGAACATACGGAGATCTGGGATTTCTCATCATTTCATCGACGATACTGGTGCCGGCTTCTCCCGCTCCGACAATAAGCATTCTTAGCATATCTTTCTCCAGTTTGCTTCGATTCCTCAAATACTCTCTGAATGCTCTCTTTGAAATGCGCAAGGACGTCATCATAGAAATGGTCATCACGAAATCAATTAAGAGAACTGATCGAGGCATACCCCCGATGTACGGACTCGCCTTAAAAGCCAAAAAAATTCCAGTTAATGTTGATAATGACATGACAAGTGCGATAAACAGGCTGACCGAATTAAGAATGCTAAAAAATCTCCAGGAACAGCTATACATTCCAAATAAATACAGGAAACCCACTTTAACTAGGGTTGCTGTTAATAAATAATAAGGATATTTAGTCAGATACGACTTAGGTATCTGCCCATCAAACCTTAGCCAGAAGGATGCGTATAACGATAAAATGATAATAAAAAGGTCAGATACTAGGAAGAAGGCTCTCCGCTTCCAGGCATTTACCTTCAATAGGCTTCCTGAGAATCTTCCTAGGTTGGTCAAATGCCCACCTTTTTTGTTCATGAGCACCTATCTTTGTGGACCTTTTTTATGACTTCAGTTACTATTTCGATATCGGCATCGCTCATGGCGGTGCTGGATGGAAGACACAGCCCTTTCTCGAATATCTCTTCAGCCACTCTTCCTCAGGGCATCTGCCGGGCGAAATTGGGACAGGAAACCCTAGAGCACAGAAGCGAATGAAATATAATACGATACCTGCGGCATGATACTTTTATATATAGACGCAATCTCACGGATTAAGGTTTTTGTAGTAAACCTTACACTGTCTGGATGACACCTTTTACGAAGCTCACAATCTCCTCCGCAAGCCGGACGGCCTCCCTGGCCGCATCTTGAGTATATACGCGGGCCGGGATGCTATCAGGAAGGCTGTTTGGATACCGGGTCGGTACATAGTATCCGTCAAGGATAGACCATCTTTTTACACGCTCACCGAATTCAGCCTCCCAGCGAGAAGCACTACTACACAACCGCTCGATGGAATGCCCAATCACGATCTCGAGCCCTTGTGCGTACAGAAAAGCCTTCAAGGCCTTCTCCCCAACCTGCTGCGCGAGAAAACAGGCGATGTGATAGCCGCCCCGCTCGGCCAGGTCCTTGGCCCACTTGAGGTCCTCTTGGGCCTGCTCTAACCATCTTGCACCTTCTTCAAGTGCGCTTTTTCTCATAAAGCACCTTCTCCTCTTGGAGGATGCGCTTCAAGAAAGGTCTCTCCTTCAAGGTTTGGAACTCCCTCGGAGTATAGCACAGGATGTCCACATCCACCGCCACGGCCAAGAGCCCGTACAGGTAGCGCAGTCTGTCCAAAAAGGCTCTATCAGTGTCCATCACCACGAGAATATCCAGGTCAGTGAAAAGGTCAGCCCGTCCGCGGGCGTATGAGCCGAAAAGACTCACCCTTTCCACCTCTTCCACAGAGGAGAGCACATCCACGATTCGCCCAAGCGCTTGCTCAAGCTCCCTCACGTAGGCCAGGCGATCCTCATCCTTGAAGATATTTGGTTCTGGCTGCATGCGTTCCTCATCCATGTCTTGGGGACAGCACTAAGCCGATAAAACCAGCACAGAGCAAAAGAGAAACTCCTTAAAACCCAGAAAAGCGGCACAGAGCCCAGGGCGCAAAACAACAAAGAGCGAGAAAACCGTCAAAACTGGAAAGAGGGGCACAGGGGAAGCTAGAGCAGTCGGAAGGTGCGCAGCACCTCGGCCAGCCTGGGGTCTTCCAGGGCCAGTTTTCTCAGGGCACGGACCAGATCCTGCAACCTGCCTTACTTCTCAATGGCCTCCACAGCCTCGTCTCTGGCCTTTCGAATGATGGTGCGTCGGTCCCAATAAGCAAACCCAATGACAAACACAGTCAAGGAGGTGAAGATTGCAACCAGCATCCATAAAAAGGCCGTGAGCTGTTCAAAACGTTTGTTCATATCATCACGCAGCTCCTCAAAGCGCTTGTCCACAGCCTCGAAACGTCTGTCCACCTGCTCAAAGCGCTTATCCACCTGCTGCATGAAGACCTGGAGGGTGGCCTCGAGCCTCATGAGCCTGTCGCGATCCTCCTGGGTAAAGCCAGGCTCTTGAGCCCATACACCACTTCCCCCCAAAAGCATGAAACCCAAAACCAAAATTATGGTCCCAAACCATCTCATGGTGTGTAAGCCCCCTTTCAAACTATACAACATGAGGGCCCTGAGGTCTATTAAAGAAACATCTAGAATGCACAAGCAACATCCAAACAAAAAACCAGATTTTCGCAAGCAGAGCCAGGGATTTCAAAGAAAATTTACCCAAAACAGCTTTGAGCTGAAATGAGTAAAAGAGCTCTAATAGGTTGAAGTCATTGCCTTTTTCATGATTATGTGCGAAGCCATGCCGTCCGCTCTACCGGGCCTCGGCCGACCTGCCCCGGTTGCATGCCGCGGCCCATAGGCTGGAGGTCCTGCCTATCCACACAAACCTCGCCCTGCCGGGGGGCGGCTAGGTGATGGCCTCCGTGCACCCCGCTAACAGGCGCAGCTCAGCTACCCCTCCATAACGTTACTCCAGTTTTCTCCTACACCGGTCGCAACAGGTCTTCGTGTCATAAGATTACCAATCTCCGCCCCGGCTCCAACCCCCAAAGGCCAAGCCTACGGTGCCTGAAACGGGCCTGCATGAGGCTGCACACGTCTACAATGCACGTAAAGCGAAACCTGGGGCAATCCGTCGTAAGAAGAATTAAGCCGGCACAGCGGCCAGTTCCAACGGCATCAGCACTTCCACCCGCGCCAGATCCTTTAATTGGAAGCGGCTCGATGCTTCCAGGATCTCTATCCCCAGCAGTGCGTCATTTTCACCGATGTCTAGGATAACCCCTTCAGCTACCTCCTGATTACGGACGAATTCCCCTTCACTCAATTGTATATATAGGGCATCGGCCTGAGTATCGTAAGTGACTCTCATGCTAATCCTCCTCCCACATAACGGTAATCACAACTATTCGGCCCTGGTCTTCCGCGTAAACCACCTTGATGCGGCCTTCCGGAAAACGCCGATAAGCCAAAGACCTATGCCGATAGCCCGTTCCCTGCTCCTCCGGCATCTCCAGAGTCCGGCGAACCATCTCATCGGTGATTTTTCTCAGAGCCATCCGCTGCCTGGCATGAGTTGTGTAAACGGTTTCAAGCATCAGCGCATAGTTCCTCACCCAAAGAGGGCAACTCGAAAGGAAGATACTTGCCTCCCTACATCCGCACGCCGCGCCGCCAAGGAGCCATTTTTTTGTCTCCTTTTAACTTTGGAGCCTTTGCGTGATCCCATAAACCCCTTCATCGTGGCCTGGTCTAGGCTGACAGATGCCTTGCCTGCGAAGCATCTTGGCCAGGGTAAGAAAGACGATCTAGAGGTCAAGCACCAGAGACCGTTGATCCATTCACAGCAGTCAGAAGGTGCACAGCACCTCGGCCAGCATGGGGTCTTCCAAGGCCAGTTTTCTCAGGGCATGGACCAGATCCTGCAACCTGCCTTACTTCTCAATGGCCTCCACAGCCTCGTCTCTGGCCTTTCGAATGATGGTGCGTCGGTCCCAATAAGCAAACCCAATGACAAACACAGTCAAGGAGGTGAAGATTGCAACCAGCATCCATAAAAAGGCCGTGAGCTGTTCAAAACGTTTGTTCATATCATCACGCAGCTCCTCAAAGCGCTTGTCCACAGCCTCGAAACGTCTGTCCACCTGCTCAAAGCGCTTATCCACCTGCTGCATGAAGACCTGGAGGGTGGCCTCGAGCCTCATGAGCCTGTCGCGATCCTCCTGGGTAAAGCCAGGCTCTTGAGCCCATACACCACTTCCCCCCAAAAGCATGAAACCCAAAACCAAAATTATGGTCCCAAACCATCTCATGGTGTGTAAGCCCCCTTTCAAACTATACAACATGAGGGCCCTGAGGTCTATTAAAGAAACATCTAGAATGCACAAGCAACATCCAAACAAAAAACCAGATTTTCGCAAGCAGAGCCAGGGATTTCAAGGAGAACTTACCCAAAACAGCTTTGAGCTCAAATGGGTAAGAGTGCCCCCGGTGGGTGTCTTTTAATCCTTTTCACATCAGTTCTTTCCAAATCCTGTTGTCACCGCTTAGTGGAACCAGTTCCCGCAAGGCGCCACGCAAAAAACCGGAATGTTCTGATAGCATCCTCCTTAGCTCCTCCACGGTATAAGCAAAAACCTCTACCGGCAAGGAGCAGGACCCAAAGGCATCTGCATACTCAGAGATGCGTTCGAACCAGAGCCCCATGGAATGCTCCTTTAGCACTATGAGCAGGTCGGCATCGCTGCTGGGTACAGCCTCTCCACGGGCCAGGGAACCGAACAATCCCACGCACAGGACCCTGTGGTCCTCCACCATAAGTCTCTGGGCACACTGGATCAGTTCGGCTACGGCCCGATTTTTATCTAGAAAGGCGATCCGCACAGAACCGAAGGATCGCCTCTGCACAGCAGATGGCCTCCTGGCTGTCGGATTCAATGTAGTAGTCAGCCGGTTTGCCATAATCAAATCCATTGGGGTAGCGCGTGGGAATGTAAAAGCGATCCAAAATG is from bacterium and encodes:
- a CDS encoding Gfo/Idh/MocA family oxidoreductase, with protein sequence MKNFAIIGVAGYIAPRHLKAIKDTNNQLVAALDKSDSVGIIDSFFPDADFFTEFERFDRHLERLRRKEPERAVHYVSICSPNYLHDAHCRFALRIGADAICEKPLVLNPWNIDALKDAEEEYGHKIYTVLQLRLHPEILKLKEQIEQNKTDSLYDIDLTYVTARGRWYFYSWKGIEDKSGGIATNIGVHFFDMLSWIFGPPLKNIVHLRRPNVAAGYLELKKARVRWFLSLRFEDLPQETLSNRKRSYRWIEINGEPFDFTDGFLDLHTRIYEEVLKGNGFRLDDNRDATNIVYNIRKGEIRPRAGDVHPKAVKLLGEV
- a CDS encoding DUF4258 domain-containing protein; the protein is MLETVYTTHARQRMALRKITDEMVRRTLEMPEEQGTGYRHRSLAYRRFPEGRIKVVYAEDQGRIVVITVMWEED
- a CDS encoding nucleotidyltransferase domain-containing protein; amino-acid sequence: MQRRSFGSVRIAFLDKNRAVAELIQCAQRLMVEDHRVLCVGLFGSLARGEAVPSSDADLLIVLKEHSMGLWFERISEYADAFGSCSLPVEVFAYTVEELRRMLSEHSGFLRGALRELVPLSGDNRIWKELM
- a CDS encoding nucleotidyltransferase domain-containing protein, whose product is MQPEPNIFKDEDRLAYVRELEQALGRIVDVLSSVEEVERVSLFGSYARGRADLFTDLDILVVMDTDRAFLDRLRYLYGLLAVAVDVDILCYTPREFQTLKERPFLKRILQEEKVLYEKKRT
- a CDS encoding HEPN domain-containing protein translates to MRKSALEEGARWLEQAQEDLKWAKDLAERGGYHIACFLAQQVGEKALKAFLYAQGLEIVIGHSIERLCSSASRWEAEFGERVKRWSILDGYYVPTRYPNSLPDSIPARVYTQDAAREAVRLAEEIVSFVKGVIQTV
- the wecB gene encoding UDP-N-acetylglucosamine 2-epimerase (non-hydrolyzing), which produces MKLINIVGARPQFIKLAPILKAIDLYNKEADGDRIQEVLLHSGQHYDYEMSGVFFEELGLKAPDEDLGVGSGPHGAQTGEMLRRIEQVLLREKPDRVIVYGDTNSTLAGALAAAKLHIPVAHVEAGLRSFNRRMPEEINRVLTDHLCDLLFCPTERAVENLRREGIAQGVHWVGDVMYDAVLQYAELAERKSRILEELGLEKEGYALATVHRAENTDDPERLRAILSGLEGVACEGLPVILPLHPRTEKEMQRLGIAPNSIRIMDPVSYLDMVLLEKKARVIVTDSGGVQKEAFFFRVPCVTLREETEWVETVEAGWNVLAGCDPERILRAVLEARPGVESVWPFGDGRAAERIVNLVSGR
- a CDS encoding DUF2283 domain-containing protein; translation: MRVTYDTQADALYIQLSEGEFVRNQEVAEGVILDIGENDALLGIEILEASSRFQLKDLARVEVLMPLELAAVPA
- a CDS encoding UDP-N-acetylglucosamine 4,6-dehydratase family protein, which encodes MTGAGGSIGSEVVKTILQFQPRKVIALDIDETDLFNLKNKLPKAPCDVLPVIADIRDKKKLEHIFRTCRPEVIVHSAAYKHVPIIEDSPDEAIKTNVLGTKNLAELAIQYGTERFINISTDKAINPTSIMGATKRVSEELLKVLNKMNSTRFISVRFGNVLGSRGSVIPLFEEQIKRGGGGPVAVTHPEMKRYFMVVSEAVLLVLQAAANGEGGEVFILDMGEPIKIIDLAREMIRLSGFEPDMDIKIEFTGIRPGEKLFEELLEAEEGSEPTEHPKIFTARSHMTNNGLNGKDERWLLKKIDLSIEKSLNNPNRQDLVAAIQELLPTFRLN
- a CDS encoding acyltransferase, producing the protein MSQNKYFVHPSSFIDEGVEIGEGTRIWYFSHIQSGARIGNFCVIGQNVNIGKNVTIGNFCKIQNNVSVYEGVTLDDYVFCGPSCVFTNVSNPRAEIIRHHIFQKTLVKRGVSIGANATIVCGITIGMYAFIAAGSVVISDVPDYALMMGVPAKQKGWVSRHGHRLVNPDSHGIYLCPESHWRYQEIKPGVLRCLDWPEDKPLKSL